The genomic window GGATATTTTGTAAACCTGGGGATAGGTATTCCTACGCTTGTTGCTAATTACATTCCGGAAGGTATTGCGGTAGAGTTTCAAAGTGAAAATGGGGTTTTAGGAATGGGTCCTTTTCCGATAGATGGAGAAGAAGATGCAGATATTATAAATGCCGGCAAACAAACCATTACTACCTTGCCCGGTGCTTCTTTTTTTGACTCTGCCACTAGCTTTGCTATGATTCGCGGTAAACATGTAGATTTAACTATTTTAGGCGCCATGGAAGTTGCAGAAAACGGGGATATTGCTAATTGGAAAATCCCCGGAAAGATGGTAAAAGGGATGGGTGGTGCTATGGACTTAGTTGCCAGTGCCGATCAAATTATTGTAGCAATGATGCATACCAATCGGGCAGGAGCTTCAAAATTATTAAAGGAATGTACGCTACCTCTAACCGGAGTTAGTTGTGTAAAAAAAATTGTTACTAATCTGGCAGTTTTAGAAATTACGCCTAAAGGATTTTTACTTTTAGAAAGAGCCCCAGGGGTATCTGTAGAAGAAATAAAAAATGCTACGGAAGGAAATATTTATTACGATAAGGAGGTTCCGGAAATGGACTTGTTATAATTCGAGTTTCTTTGAGTTTTAGAATTGAAATTTAACTACGGGTATTTATTACATCGAGGCTTGGTTTAATTATACAATATATCACAGTCTGTAGAAAAGTAAAAAGTTCCGATTTAATAACTATCTAAACTTAACAACATCATTTTAACTTTTAATTAAGAAAACAAACAGACAACTTCCTAAACGTTTTTAATAATATTCCCTTTTATAAAAGACACAAATAGCATATCAATTTCACTTATTTTCTGTTTTTCATACTATTTATTACATACATCAAATTGCAAATTCTACTTTTTAATCGACACATAATTTATTTAATCGGACGAATAATAAAAGAATTAAGTTTTCGTTATCATTTATATCGGATGTGTCAATTATTTTATGTAAGAAAAAAATGACTCATTTGAACGGTTTGAGTAGGATTAATCCTATTTTTTATCATAAAAAATCGTTAAATACTTACTTTTTGTTAAAATTTTGTGTATTTAATCGATTTAATAGGTATTTTATCTTAAAACAGAACATTTTTTTAGATATTTACCATAAGAAAATAGACAAATAGAAAATTAAAATATATAATCAATTAGAAATACTCCCCCTTTAAAATGAAAGAAAAAGTAAATAAAATTCAACGATCTGTTAAACCTACTATGGAATTAATTTCTAATGTTGTATACCTTGCAAAGAAGGTGTTTTTATTAATGTAATTACATTACAACATTACAAATTATTAAACCTGTTTCTATCAAACAGGTTTTATTGTTAAAAACATTCGTTACTTACTTCTTCAAATATCCAATGCTTTTTCTTTGTAGTACTACTAATTTAGCTTTTAGAAACAAAAAAACCATTCCTTGTAAATAAAGATATTATATGTTTCTAAAAGAATTTGAAATACGATGGAATGACCTGGATGCTAATCGTCATTTAGCTAATAAAGCTTACATAGAATATGCCGCACATACACGAATGTCTTTTTTAAATCAAGCGGGCTTTAATCAACAGTCTTTAGCGAAGTACAACATAGGACCGGTTATTTTTTACGAGCATATTTACTATTTTAAAGAAGTATTTGCCGGTAAACCCATAAAAGTGTCCTTGGAATTAACCGGGTTAAGTGAAGACGGATTGTTCTTTGAATTTACCCATAATTATTATGATCATAACGGACAGAATTTCGCAACTTACGAAATGATGGGAGGTTGGATTGATTTAAAAGAAAGAAAACTAACTGGCTTACCTGAAAATTTTTCTGATTTATTACAAACTTTAGATAAGAGTACAAACTTTAGGGTATTAACTAAAGAAGATACCCGAAAGCATATGAAAAAGCCAATGCCTTTGTCCTAATTAACTTTTAATAGTTAAAGGGGAATATTGTAAATTTAGTGTTATTGTAGTGCTTCTTTTGCTGCTGCTACTGTTTTCTTACTATTTCCAGCAAAAATTTGGTCGTTTATTACAAGAATAGGACGTTTTAAAAAAGTATAGTGTTCCAGAATATAATTTCTATAATCAGTCTCACTTAATTGCTGTTCGTGCAGTCCTTTCTCGCGGTACAGTTTGGATCTTCGATTAAAAAGGGATTCATAAGATCCGGTAAGTTGGTATAAGGTTTCCAGGTCATCTTCAGAAATAGGTTTATCTTTTACATTTTGTTGCTCTATATCTGCAGGTAAATCTAATTCTGATAGAATACGTTTACAAGTATCACAGGTCTTCAAATAAAAAAACTTCTTCATCCGTGTATTTTTCACAAAGAAATTCAATTCCTGTATAATAATCGATATTTTCGCTAAAAATTATACAACATGCAACATCCTCTTGAAATAACTCGTACCAGTCGAAGATTTTTACAAAATTTTTTAGAAAACCATTCTTTAGAAGAATTAAATAAGGTACCTCCCGGTTTTAAAAATAACATCATTTGGAATATAGCCCATGTGGTAGTTACTCAGCAAGTGCTTATGTATAAATTAAGCGGATTACCCCTTCAGGTTAGTGATGATATGGAAGCTACCTACCAGAAAGGTACTAAGACAGAACGCCCGGCTACCCAAGAAGAAGTGAGTTTAATTAAAGAATTACTTTTTACCACAATAGATCAAACAGAAAACGATTTAAATAATGGTGTATTCAAAAATTTTAATGAGTATCCGACAAGCACCGGATTTGATTTGAAATCCATTGAAGACGCTTTACATTTTAATAATTTTCATGAAGGTTTGCATATTGGATATATTCTGGCCCTACGAAAAAGTTTATAATTTCAAGAAAATATGTGAACCGAAGGGATTACTCGATGATATCCACTTTTAGCTGATCCTTTAGCTGAGATAGAGGTACTTTCAATAAGGTATTACTGGAAACGTACGGATTGATTTCGTAAGTATTGTAATAAAGAAGAAGCGAATCTTTTTCAAAGGCAATATTTTCCGGTAGATAGAATTGGTCGTTTTCAAAATTAAAACCAGTACTATTTATTGACTTTTCAGATGAAATATGGTTTTGAACCCGGAAGGCTTTTTCACATAGTTGAGCGATCTTTTTTGGGTTCTTAAACAATTCATTAATACTCAGTTCCTGCCCCGTTTGTGGGTTAAAGTGGATAAAAGAAACGCCTTCATACCCATGTGCTCCGCCGGTAAAAAGATAATGGTCCATTTCTACCGTTAATAAGTCTACACTTTGATAGTGTACATTACAATCTACCGTAGCCTCATACGTAAAAAGTTCTTCGGAAAACTGAGATTTCATAGTTACATACATATCGTTAAAAGCCAGCATTGCTTCCTCAACCGTTTGGTGTGCACCCTTCTGGTCGGTATCCAGAATATTAATGATGTGTTTTTCAATTTTAGAGTTTATTTTTTCACTATTTTCCAAACCAAATATCCGGATGATACTTATGTCAAGAGTAGCACAGGGCAAAACTGTACAATCCGTATCCGGAAGCTCCAATAATAGCTTCTCCGTATGAAAATCTTCTTTTTTTGAACAGCTTCCTATCAGTAATCCTAGGGTACTTAGTACGACTATTATAAAGAAGTTTTTGATTTTGTTAATCATCTACTAAAGGTAGTTTCCTTTCTTAATTAAAACAAATTTAATCATACTTTTGGGTAGGAACCTAAACACTGGGTTTTTCCTTTTTTTAAATAAGTTATTATGAAATTTAATACAAAAACAATACACGGCGGACAAGAACACGATCCTGCTTATGGTGCGGTTATGCCACCGATATATCAAACGTCCACCTATGCACAAAGCACTCCGGGAGGTCATAAGGGCTATGAGTATAGTCGAACTCATAACCCTACTCGCCATGCCCTTGAGAAATCATTTGCCAGTATCGAAAACGGTACCTACGGATTAGCTTTTGGGTCCGGGCTGGCAGCTATTGATGCAGTAATCAAATTACTAAAGCCGGGTGATGAAGTCATTTCAACTAATGATTTATACGGAGGCACGTATCGGTTGTTTACTAAGATCTTTGAGGATTTTGGGATTAAATTTCATTTTACAGGATTGCAGGAAGCCTCTAATCTGGAAAGTCATATTACCGATAAAACTAAATTGATCTGGGTAGAAACCCCTACTAACCCGATGATGAATATTATCGACATTAAAGCAGTTGCTGAAATATCTAAAAAACACAACGTATTACTTGCTGTTGATAATACCTTTGCCACTCCTTATTTACAACAACCGCTGGATTTAGGGGCGGATATTGTAATGCATAGTGCTACCAAATATCTGGGGGGGCATAGTGATTTGATTATGGGAGCTTTGATAGTCAAAGATAAAGATATTGCCAATAGGTTGTATTTTATCCAAAATGCTAGTGGTGCCGTTTGTGGCCCTCAAGATAGTTTCTTGGCGCTAAGAGGTATTAAAACTTTACATGTACGGATGCAACGGCACTGTGAAAACGGTGAAAAAATTGCAAAATTCTTAAAAGATCATCCGAAAATCGAAAAGGTATATTGGCCCGGATTTGAAGATCATCCTAACCATGAGGTAGCTAAATCACAAATGAAAGCTTACGGAGGTATGATCTCTTTTGTAACCAAAGATAGTAACTACGACGATGCTATTAAGATTATTGAAAACCTAAAAATATTTACCCTGGCAGAAAGTCTGGGAGGCGTAGAAAGTCTGGCAGGGCATCCGGCAAGTATGACGCATGCCTCTATTCCTAAAGAAGAACGTGAAAAAACCGGGGTTGTCGATTCACTAATACGTTTAAGCGTAGGTATTGAAGACGCAGAAGATCTTATAAATGATTTAAAACAAGCAATAGGGTAAAGATGTTATTAAATTGTGAAAATAGTACATAAATTATTGCTAATAGTATACATTTACTTTACAAATAATAACGAATTATACGAATTTTTTAATCTCATCTGCCTATAAAAGAAGTAAGCTGTCGCGGGACTTCTTTTGCTTAACCGATGAAAAAATAATCAGTAATGAAACAGAAAATTGAAACTTTTATGGAAGAGGTTCGTGCCAGAAACGCACATGAACCGGAATTTCTGCAAGCCGTTCAGGAAGTTGCAGATACGGTAATTCCTTATATAGCTTCGCATAAAATTTATAACGGTCAGAATATTTTGCTAAGAATGGTTGAACCGGAACGTGCCGTGATGTTCAGGGTACCCTGGGTAGATGATGATGGTGAGATTCATGTAAACCGCGGGTATCGGATACAGATGAATTCGGCGATTGGGCCATATAAAGGGGGATTGCGATTTCATCCCTCAGTAAATTTAAGTATTTTAAAATTCCTTGCTTTTGAACAGGTGTTTAAAAACAGTTTGACCACCTTACCCATGGGGGGAGGCAAAGGAGGTGCAGATTTTAATCCTAAAGGAAAATCTGATGATGAAATTATGCGTTTTTGTCATAGTTTTATGAGTGAATTATTTAGGCATATTGGGCCTAACACGGATATCCCTGCCGGAGATATTGGAGTAGGTGGTAGAGAAATCGGGTATCTTTTTGGGATGTATCGTAAGATTAAAAATGAATTTTCAGGAGTACTTACCGGTAAAGGTTTAACCTGGGGTGGTTCGCAAATCCGACCGGAAGCTACCGGATATGGATGTGTGTATTTTGCTCAAAGTATGCTAAATATCCGAAAAGATGACTTTACAGGTAAGATCGTAACTGTTTCAGGTTCCGGAAACGTGGCGCAATTTGCTACGGAAAAAGCAATTCATCTGGGTGCCAAAGTAGTTACCCTATCAGATTCCGGTGGTTATATTTATGATAAAGACGGGATAGACGAAGAAAAGCTGGAATATGTAATGGAACTTAAGAATGTAAAAAGAGGACGTATCAAGGAATATGTTACCAAGTATCCAAACGCTAAATACCATGCAAAAAAACGACCTTGGGGTGAAAAATGTGATATTGCACTACCTTGTGCAACTCAAAATGAATTGGACGGAAAAGATGCCGAACAACTTTTAAATAACGGTTGCTTTGTAGTAAGTGAAGGAGCTAATATGCCTTGTACCCCAGAAGCTATAGCCGCTTTTCATCATAAAAAAATCCTATTTGCTCCTGGTAAAGCTTCAAATGCGGGAGGTGTAGCAACGTCCGGACTGGAAATGTCTCAAAACTCCTTACGACTAAGTTGGACTGCAGAGGAGGTTGATAAAAAATTACATGAAATCATGAATGATATTCATGAAAAATGTGTGCAATATGGTACTAAAGAAGATGGATATGTCGATTACGTCACCGGGGCAAATATAGCCGGTTTTGTAAAAGTAGCAGATGCCATGCTGGCTCAAGGTGTGGTTTAATCATGCAGTTTAGAGGTTTGGCTAACGTTCTTTCTATATTATAATTAGAGGTTAGCCAAACTTTTTAGCACAATATTTACTATTTTAGCGGGTTATGAATACCAAGCATTATTGTGCCATGAAGTTTTTTTATACTTTTTTGTTCTTCCTGTTTTCCTTTTGGTGTTCTGCACAGGATTTTAGCGCTCAATGGATTGATCATTATTCTTACTTTTCAATAAAAGACCTTCATATTTCTGAAAATAAGGTTTATGCAGCCACGGACAATGCCTTGTTTATCTTTGATAATGAAACAAATACTTCTCAACGATTTTCAACCATACAAGGATTATCCGGATCGGATATAACTACGGTATATCATAGTAGTGCTTTTAACATTACAGCAATTGGTTATCAGAATGGTTTCTTAGAATTTATAACTCCTGATCAGAAGGTTCGGACTTTTGTAGATATTTTTGATAAAGCTACCATACCGCCGGATGATAAAAAGATTAATAGCTTTTACGAATCCGGAAATGAGTTATTGATAGCAACCGGATTTGGGATTGTATCTTTTAATCTGGAAAACATAGAATTCGGAGATACCTTTTTTATAGGTGCCGGTGGTAGTCAGATTGATGTTTCTGCAACTACTATTGTAAATAATACTATTTATGCCAGTACGGTTAATGGCTTATTAACGGCTCCGGCAAACGATTCCAATCTTATTGATTTTAACCGTTGGAGTGTAGCTAACCCTTCGGTTTTCAGAGGAATTATAGATGCAGGAGATAATCTGATCGTCTGGAGTAGTGCGGGAGTTTTTAGGGTTCAGGGAAACACAACGGTTCCCATACTAACTATCCCTAATGTCATATCCGTAACTTCATCTAATAATCAATTAACGCTTATTACCCCTAATACTTCGATTATACTCGATCAAAATTTTAAAGAAGTTACCAGGGTAGTTAGTAACGACACAAATACTTTTATTGCAACGGCTGCCAGTACTTTGGATAACACGTTGTTTTTAGGAACTTCTGAACTGGGATTGTTAAAGATTCCTATTAATAATATTATGCAAAGAGAAGTAATATCTCCTTCCGGACCTTTACATAATGACCCTTTCAGCGTTTCGGTTTTAGATAATAACGCGTGGGTAGTTTACGGAAGATATGATTTGTTTTTTAATCCTTTTCCCAAGGTAAATAAGGGGATTAGCAGGTTTAATAACGGAGAATGGCAAAATATATCCAGAGATGATATTTTAGGTTTTAGTTCGTTGACCCGGGTAGCCATTAATCCTAATAATCCCGAACAGGTATTTGTTACCAGTTTTTCTGATGGTTTGTTAGAGGTGAGAAATAACGAAGTAGTCGCATCTTATGATCCGGCAAATAGTGATATAGACAATTTTGATTTAGCCGGAGAGAATGTAGCCTGGCTTAACGGACCTGTTTTTGATGATGCGGGTAATTTATGGTTCAACAATTCCAGAGTTGATCTGCCTTTAAATAGGTTAAACCTGGAAACTAATGAGGTAACTACTTTTAATAGCATAACCGGACTATTACCGGATTTTAGTGATGGTTATACGGATACGGTTATAGATGATGAAGGTAATGTATATTTTGCCGGGGGAACTATTGGTATTATAGGGTTCAATCCTAACACGGAAGCCACAGTGACCATAGATGAAGAAAACGGATTGCCTAGCGATTATGTTTCTACCCTGGCTATTGACCGGGATGATCAAATGTGGATAGGTACCTTTTTAGGACTAAGGGTATTGTCTGATCCTTCAGAAGCTTTAAATAACGGAAACCTTAACCTGGATCGTATTGTTATTGAAGACGATGAAGGAGTAGGTCAGGAATTACTATTTGATATAACTATCACGGATATAGAAGTAGATGGTTCAAATAACAAGTGGGTTGCGACGAGTTCTTCCGGGGCTTTTTACTTTTCTCCGGACGGACAGGAAACTATTGCACAGTTTACCACGGACAATTCACCACTACCTTCTGATAATATATTAGATATTGCTGTAGATGATTCCACTGGTATCGTATATTTTGCTACGGAAAAAGGTTTAATTGCCTTAAAAGGCACAGCAACCGGTCCCGAAGATAATTTAACCGAAGTTATTGCTTTTCCTAATCCGGTACGTCCACAATATGATGGTAATGTTACTATCCGAGGCCTGACCGAAGACTCAAACGTTAAGATTACGGATATTGAGGGCAACCTGGTTTTTGAAGAAACTAGTGAGGGAGGTAGCTTACAATGGGATACTCGAGCCTTTGGCAGACATAAAGTAGCTTCCGGAGTATATCTGATATTAGTAACAGGAAATGATAGTGGTGAAACCACAGTTTTTAAATTATTGATTGTAAGGTAGCTTTTATGATCATCACTTCAGAAGCTATTGTTATTTCTTCTTTAAAATACGGAGATAGTCATCTGATCGTACATCTGTATACAGAAGCTTCCGGACTGCGTTCTTATCTAATCAGGGGAGTATTAAAATCAAAAAAAGGAAGAATGCGGGCTTCTTTATTTCAACCTTTAACCATCCTTGATATTGTTGCTTCGCATAAGGATAAAGGTAATCTGGAACGGCTCAGGGAAGCTAAAATAGGCATGCCTTACAAAACAATTCATACGGACTTTATCAAGAATTCAATCGTATTTTTTATAGCTGAAATTATTAAAAATTCAGTAAAGGAAGAAGAATCAAACCCAAGTCTTTTTAATTATATAAAGACTTCTTTAACCTGGCTAGATGTTCATCATGAAGTTGCTAATTTTCATGTTACTTTTACTGTTAAACTAACGCAATACCTTGGTTTTTATCCGGATACATCTACAAAAAAAACGGAGTACTTTAACTTAATGACTGGTAATTTTCAAGATACTTATGAAAGTGGGCATACCAGAAGGGGCGAAGCTATTGAGGCTTTTAAATTGTTTTTAGGCACAAACTTTGATGATTGCAATAGGATAAAGTTAACCCGTGCCATGAGAAATGAAATTCTGGAAGTAATGCTGCTATATTTTGAGTTACATTTGCACGGTTTTAAAAAACCAAAATCCTTGCAGGTGCTTAACGAAATCTTTAAATAAAGAATGCGAATATTCTATTTAGTTATATTTCTGATCTTCTTTATTTTTAAAGGTACTTCACAACAAATTACCGTATTGGGATTTGATGATCGACAACCGATCCCGGGGGTAGCTATTTTCACTTTGAACAAAGGTAAAAGTACCATTACTGATTTTGATGGAAAGGCAAACCTCCACATGTTTAAAGACAGCGATATTATTTATTTTTCGCACGTTTCCTTTTTACAAAAGAATGTTTTAAAATCAGATATTTTGAGTCAGGGTGGATTGGTTTATCTTAGTCCGGATAGCAATCAATTGTCAGAAGTACTTATTTCGGTAGCTAAATGGAAACAGGATAAAAAAGACATTTCGCAAAAGGTAGTAAGCATTTCCTCTGAGGAGGCACAATTAAGTACCCCACAAACCACGGCAGATGTATTACAGAATAGCGGACAGGTGTTTATTCAAAAAAGTCAGTTGGGGGGTGGGAGTCCGATCATCAGAGGATTTTCTACAAATCGATTACTAATAACGGTTGACGGCGTCCGGATGAATACCGCAATTTTCAGAGGAGGAAACGTACAGAATATCATTTCTATTGATCCTTTTAGCATTGCCAGAACAGAAGTAATCCTGGGGCCGGGATCAGTTGTTTATGGTAGTGATGCCATAGGTGGAGTGATGAACTTTTACACTAAACAACCTGCTTTTAAGATTAAAGGAAAAAATGCCATAAGTGGAGAAGCTATTCTTAGATATGCATCTGCTTCAAACGAAAAAACCGGTCATGTCAATGTAAATTACGGCAGAGATCAGTGGGCTTTTTTAACCAGTGTTAGTTATAGTGATTTTGATGATTTAAAAATGGGAAGTCAAGGGCCGGAGGAATATATAAGAAACCGTTTTGTAGTTTCTAATAATGGAACGGATCAATTAGTCGATAATAATAACCCTAACCTTCAGGTGGGTACCGGATATAGCCAAATTAATTTTTTGCAAAAAATTAAGTACACTCCTAATGAAAACTGGGATTATAATCTAGGATTGACCTATACCACTACTTCTGATGTTCCTAGGTATGACCGGTTGATTAGACCCCAGGGAGATAGCCTTAGGTCCGCAGAATGGTTTTATGGTCCGCAGGAGTGGGGAGTGGCTAATTTACAGATCAATTATAAAAAACCATCCAAGTTTTTTGACCGTTTTAAAATCACTACGGCTTACCAATTATTTAAAGAAAGTAGAAATGACCGGGACTTTGGCTCGGTTATTTTAGAAAGAACTAAAGAAAAAGTTGATGCATATTCTATAAACCTGGATTGGTCTAAAGATTTAGGGAAGAAGACCAATGTGTATTACGGGCTGGAATATATTTTAAATAAAGTAAATTCTGAAGGAAGCATTTTACAGATCGATACGCGCTTAGAACAGCCCGCACAATCCAGGTACCCCGATGGTGCTACCTGGCAATCGGTTGCAGGTTATGCCTCTGTTAAACACAGCTGGAATAAATACCTTCGTTTTCAGGGAGGGCTTCGTTACAATCGGGTTGTTTTGCGTTCTCAGTTTGACAACCGTTTCATTAATTTTGAATTTACCGAAAAAAATCTGGATACGGATGCATTAACTGGTACGGCCGGATTAAGTTACTTACCTAATGATTACCTGCAATTTAAAGTAAATTTTTCCACGGCATTCCGGGCTCCTAATATTGACGATGTAGGTAAAATCTTTGACTCGGAACCAGGATCTGTAGTAGTTCCTAATAAAGATTTAAAATCAGAAAGAGCCTATAACGGGGATATCGGATTTATTTTGACACCTTCTAAAAAGTTTAGTTTTGATGCTACTTTATTTTATACCATGCTTGACGATGCGCTGGTACGAAGGAACTTTACTTTTAACGGACAATCCATGATAGAATTTGGCGAAAACAATGAGTTAAGTCAGGTACAAGCAATACAAAATGCAGCTAAGGCAACTATTTTTGGTTTTGAAACCGGTTTTAGTCTCGATTTTTTAAAGAATGCCACCCTTACTTCCAGGTATACATATACCGGGGGTAGTGAGGAATTAGACGACGGATCGATTGCCCCGGTTCGGCATGTTGCCCCACAATTTGGAACGACTAATCTAACCTATACTAAGGATAAATGGCTTTTTACGGTAAATAGTCTGTATAACGGGAAGTTTACTTTTAAAGAACTTGCCCCTTCCGAACGAAACAAAGCATATCTTTACGCGATAGATGGACAAGGTAATCCGTACAGTCCTTCCTGGTATACGCTGAATATACGATCTCAATATCAATTTACTAAGAAGTTACAGGGAACTTTTTCTGTAGAAAACCTAACGGATCAGCGTTATCGCCCTTATTCATCAGGTATTGCCGGCCCGGGACTGAACTTTATTATGGCAGTAAGGTATACTTTATAGATACTTTTTAATTAGGCAGATGAAGCTGATATAAAGAATCGTGAACGGCTTTAGATCGGGTGACCTCTTTTACATTTTCATTGGGAATGGCAATGGATAATACGTAATGTTGTATCAACC from Aquimarina sp. ERC-38 includes these protein-coding regions:
- a CDS encoding CoA transferase subunit B — translated: MLDKNGIAKRIAQELQDGYFVNLGIGIPTLVANYIPEGIAVEFQSENGVLGMGPFPIDGEEDADIINAGKQTITTLPGASFFDSATSFAMIRGKHVDLTILGAMEVAENGDIANWKIPGKMVKGMGGAMDLVASADQIIVAMMHTNRAGASKLLKECTLPLTGVSCVKKIVTNLAVLEITPKGFLLLERAPGVSVEEIKNATEGNIYYDKEVPEMDLL
- a CDS encoding acyl-CoA thioesterase; amino-acid sequence: MFLKEFEIRWNDLDANRHLANKAYIEYAAHTRMSFLNQAGFNQQSLAKYNIGPVIFYEHIYYFKEVFAGKPIKVSLELTGLSEDGLFFEFTHNYYDHNGQNFATYEMMGGWIDLKERKLTGLPENFSDLLQTLDKSTNFRVLTKEDTRKHMKKPMPLS
- a CDS encoding arsenate reductase family protein, which translates into the protein MKKFFYLKTCDTCKRILSELDLPADIEQQNVKDKPISEDDLETLYQLTGSYESLFNRRSKLYREKGLHEQQLSETDYRNYILEHYTFLKRPILVINDQIFAGNSKKTVAAAKEALQ
- a CDS encoding DinB family protein, which gives rise to MQHPLEITRTSRRFLQNFLENHSLEELNKVPPGFKNNIIWNIAHVVVTQQVLMYKLSGLPLQVSDDMEATYQKGTKTERPATQEEVSLIKELLFTTIDQTENDLNNGVFKNFNEYPTSTGFDLKSIEDALHFNNFHEGLHIGYILALRKSL
- a CDS encoding DUF3298 and DUF4163 domain-containing protein, with product MINKIKNFFIIVVLSTLGLLIGSCSKKEDFHTEKLLLELPDTDCTVLPCATLDISIIRIFGLENSEKINSKIEKHIINILDTDQKGAHQTVEEAMLAFNDMYVTMKSQFSEELFTYEATVDCNVHYQSVDLLTVEMDHYLFTGGAHGYEGVSFIHFNPQTGQELSINELFKNPKKIAQLCEKAFRVQNHISSEKSINSTGFNFENDQFYLPENIAFEKDSLLLYYNTYEINPYVSSNTLLKVPLSQLKDQLKVDIIE
- a CDS encoding cystathionine gamma-synthase; amino-acid sequence: MKFNTKTIHGGQEHDPAYGAVMPPIYQTSTYAQSTPGGHKGYEYSRTHNPTRHALEKSFASIENGTYGLAFGSGLAAIDAVIKLLKPGDEVISTNDLYGGTYRLFTKIFEDFGIKFHFTGLQEASNLESHITDKTKLIWVETPTNPMMNIIDIKAVAEISKKHNVLLAVDNTFATPYLQQPLDLGADIVMHSATKYLGGHSDLIMGALIVKDKDIANRLYFIQNASGAVCGPQDSFLALRGIKTLHVRMQRHCENGEKIAKFLKDHPKIEKVYWPGFEDHPNHEVAKSQMKAYGGMISFVTKDSNYDDAIKIIENLKIFTLAESLGGVESLAGHPASMTHASIPKEEREKTGVVDSLIRLSVGIEDAEDLINDLKQAIG
- the gdhA gene encoding NADP-specific glutamate dehydrogenase — protein: MKQKIETFMEEVRARNAHEPEFLQAVQEVADTVIPYIASHKIYNGQNILLRMVEPERAVMFRVPWVDDDGEIHVNRGYRIQMNSAIGPYKGGLRFHPSVNLSILKFLAFEQVFKNSLTTLPMGGGKGGADFNPKGKSDDEIMRFCHSFMSELFRHIGPNTDIPAGDIGVGGREIGYLFGMYRKIKNEFSGVLTGKGLTWGGSQIRPEATGYGCVYFAQSMLNIRKDDFTGKIVTVSGSGNVAQFATEKAIHLGAKVVTLSDSGGYIYDKDGIDEEKLEYVMELKNVKRGRIKEYVTKYPNAKYHAKKRPWGEKCDIALPCATQNELDGKDAEQLLNNGCFVVSEGANMPCTPEAIAAFHHKKILFAPGKASNAGGVATSGLEMSQNSLRLSWTAEEVDKKLHEIMNDIHEKCVQYGTKEDGYVDYVTGANIAGFVKVADAMLAQGVV
- a CDS encoding two-component regulator propeller domain-containing protein; protein product: MNTKHYCAMKFFYTFLFFLFSFWCSAQDFSAQWIDHYSYFSIKDLHISENKVYAATDNALFIFDNETNTSQRFSTIQGLSGSDITTVYHSSAFNITAIGYQNGFLEFITPDQKVRTFVDIFDKATIPPDDKKINSFYESGNELLIATGFGIVSFNLENIEFGDTFFIGAGGSQIDVSATTIVNNTIYASTVNGLLTAPANDSNLIDFNRWSVANPSVFRGIIDAGDNLIVWSSAGVFRVQGNTTVPILTIPNVISVTSSNNQLTLITPNTSIILDQNFKEVTRVVSNDTNTFIATAASTLDNTLFLGTSELGLLKIPINNIMQREVISPSGPLHNDPFSVSVLDNNAWVVYGRYDLFFNPFPKVNKGISRFNNGEWQNISRDDILGFSSLTRVAINPNNPEQVFVTSFSDGLLEVRNNEVVASYDPANSDIDNFDLAGENVAWLNGPVFDDAGNLWFNNSRVDLPLNRLNLETNEVTTFNSITGLLPDFSDGYTDTVIDDEGNVYFAGGTIGIIGFNPNTEATVTIDEENGLPSDYVSTLAIDRDDQMWIGTFLGLRVLSDPSEALNNGNLNLDRIVIEDDEGVGQELLFDITITDIEVDGSNNKWVATSSSGAFYFSPDGQETIAQFTTDNSPLPSDNILDIAVDDSTGIVYFATEKGLIALKGTATGPEDNLTEVIAFPNPVRPQYDGNVTIRGLTEDSNVKITDIEGNLVFEETSEGGSLQWDTRAFGRHKVASGVYLILVTGNDSGETTVFKLLIVR
- the recO gene encoding DNA repair protein RecO gives rise to the protein MIITSEAIVISSLKYGDSHLIVHLYTEASGLRSYLIRGVLKSKKGRMRASLFQPLTILDIVASHKDKGNLERLREAKIGMPYKTIHTDFIKNSIVFFIAEIIKNSVKEEESNPSLFNYIKTSLTWLDVHHEVANFHVTFTVKLTQYLGFYPDTSTKKTEYFNLMTGNFQDTYESGHTRRGEAIEAFKLFLGTNFDDCNRIKLTRAMRNEILEVMLLYFELHLHGFKKPKSLQVLNEIFK